A window of the Gemmatirosa kalamazoonensis genome harbors these coding sequences:
- a CDS encoding phosphatase PAP2 family protein gives MTQAPMPNAQRGPLRRFVAARLDRTSYLGLHLTLGLLALVLALWAFGALLGEILENQGLVRWDQATSARIHEAMTPGLTRAALLLTNVASPEGMIVLGLCAMLLLWRKHRLLAHTWIAAAIGGEILNAVVKSAVHRTRPTYGAGYLHLSSYSFPSGHAMAATIGFGMLAYVLHQLRPRPAVIVAAYTGALLLVAMVCATRVYLGVHYPSDVLGGFLAGAAWLAVCVTGAGIASHRRATPTTPTT, from the coding sequence ATGACCCAGGCGCCGATGCCTAACGCGCAGCGCGGCCCGCTGCGTCGCTTCGTGGCGGCGCGGCTCGATCGCACGTCGTACCTCGGGCTGCACCTCACGCTCGGGCTGCTCGCGCTCGTGCTCGCGCTGTGGGCGTTCGGCGCGCTGCTCGGCGAGATCCTGGAGAACCAGGGACTCGTGCGATGGGACCAGGCGACGAGCGCGCGGATCCACGAGGCGATGACGCCGGGCCTCACGCGCGCCGCGCTCCTGCTCACGAACGTGGCCTCGCCGGAGGGGATGATCGTGCTCGGCCTGTGCGCGATGCTGCTGCTCTGGCGGAAGCACCGCCTGCTCGCGCACACGTGGATCGCCGCGGCGATCGGCGGCGAGATCCTGAACGCGGTGGTGAAGAGCGCCGTGCACCGCACTCGGCCGACGTACGGCGCGGGGTACCTGCATCTCAGCTCGTACAGCTTTCCGAGCGGCCACGCGATGGCGGCGACGATCGGCTTCGGGATGCTCGCCTACGTCCTGCACCAGCTGCGGCCGCGGCCCGCGGTGATCGTCGCGGCGTACACGGGGGCGCTGCTGCTCGTGGCGATGGTGTGCGCGACGCGCGTGTACCTCGGCGTGCACTACCCGAGCGACGTGCTCGGCGGGTTCCTCGCGGGCGCGGCGTGGCTCGCGGTGTGTGTCACCGGCGCGGGCATCGCCAGCCACCGCCGCGCGACGCCGACGACGCCGACGACCTGA
- a CDS encoding phosphatase PAP2 family protein, with amino-acid sequence MSSPTSRSVRPVRWTVLAPALLALHASVAVAQQPDSSAGPLVSRRALGTFAGFVAAGAALYPLDRRLERAFRAPGVQRSLAARDAAAGFNLVGDPGVIAAGVVMLGTGWVARRPSLARAGLHATEAIVLGGSATALLKIAAGRQRPLLEPGDHDDFALGRGRSEGRASFPSGHTTAAFAFASAVSADVRASQWRRSHPRAAAATGAALFGGAALVGAARMFDDKHWASDVAVGAGVGTLAGDVVSAYARAHPRSRLERLVGRVAVVPSARGLALGVATR; translated from the coding sequence ATGTCATCGCCAACGTCGCGCTCCGTACGCCCGGTCCGCTGGACCGTTCTCGCACCCGCGCTGCTCGCCCTTCACGCAAGCGTCGCCGTCGCGCAGCAGCCGGACAGCAGCGCGGGGCCCCTCGTGTCGCGCCGCGCGCTCGGCACGTTCGCCGGCTTCGTGGCGGCGGGCGCGGCGCTGTACCCGCTCGACCGTCGGCTCGAGCGCGCGTTCCGCGCGCCGGGCGTGCAGCGGAGCCTCGCCGCGCGCGACGCGGCGGCCGGCTTCAACCTGGTCGGCGACCCGGGCGTCATCGCGGCCGGCGTCGTGATGTTAGGCACGGGGTGGGTGGCGCGTCGCCCGTCGCTCGCGCGGGCGGGGCTGCACGCCACGGAGGCGATCGTGCTCGGTGGCTCGGCCACGGCGCTGCTGAAGATCGCCGCGGGGCGCCAGCGGCCGCTGCTGGAGCCGGGCGACCACGACGACTTCGCGCTCGGCCGCGGCAGGAGCGAGGGGCGCGCGTCGTTCCCGTCGGGGCACACGACGGCGGCGTTCGCGTTCGCGTCGGCGGTGAGCGCGGACGTGCGCGCGAGCCAGTGGCGGCGATCGCATCCGCGCGCCGCGGCGGCGACGGGCGCGGCGCTGTTCGGCGGCGCGGCGCTCGTGGGCGCCGCGCGCATGTTCGACGACAAGCACTGGGCGAGCGACGTCGCGGTCGGCGCCGGCGTCGGCACGCTCGCCGGCGACGTGGTGTCGGCGTATGCGCGAGCGCATCCCCGGTCGCGGCTCGAGCGGCTGGTCGGCCGCGTCGCGGTCGTGCCGTCGGCGCGCGGGCTCGCGCTCGGTGTCGCGACGCGATGA
- a CDS encoding MFS transporter: MTTAALDRPAAVAPARARHPVVVFAGLMLVMLLSALDSTIVATALPTIVSELGGLERLAWVVTAYLLAQTVVTPLYGKLGDLYGRKRVLQAAIVVFLAGSVLCGASRSMLQLILFRAIQGIGGGGLVVGTQAAIGDIVPPRERGRYQGIFGAVFGVSSIAGPLLGGFFTTHLSWRWIFYVNLPLGAIAVVVLAATLPSSTSRARHVVDYLGAGLLAAALAGVVLLTDLGGTTYPWGSAPILALGAASVLSLAAFVLVERRAAEPVLPPRLFRNRVFVVSGAVGLIVGFAMFGSITYLPLFLQVVRGASPTASGLELLPMMGGMLVTSITAGQLISRSGRYKIFPVAGTAVMTLGLALLSRLRADTGVGTASLYMLVLGMGMGMTMQVLVLAVQNAVEYEDLGVATSGATLFRSIGGSVGTAVLGAIFAGRLAATLARTMPPGGMGGGAHVSPESLRALPAALRETYVTAFTGALGTVFVVAAAIGALAFVLSWALEEKPLRETVAAKSTEVGEAIAMPAEDDSLTQVAQGLAALSRRDVQKRLLERTAERAGVDLPAAECWLLARLDENPALDVAALGRARGIQPARLATALRVLLNRGLVTRAPQGDAHPLTPSGDAVLERLVTARLDWLRDALSGWAPERHAELADLMRRLAGEEMRISPA, encoded by the coding sequence ATGACCACCGCCGCTCTCGACAGGCCCGCCGCCGTCGCCCCCGCCCGCGCGCGCCACCCCGTCGTCGTGTTCGCCGGGCTGATGCTCGTCATGCTCCTCTCGGCCCTCGACTCGACCATCGTCGCGACCGCGCTCCCGACCATCGTGTCGGAGCTCGGTGGCCTCGAGCGGCTCGCGTGGGTCGTGACGGCGTACCTGCTCGCCCAGACCGTCGTCACGCCGCTGTACGGCAAGCTCGGGGACCTGTACGGCCGCAAGCGCGTGCTGCAGGCCGCGATCGTCGTCTTTCTCGCTGGCTCGGTGCTGTGCGGCGCGAGCCGCAGCATGCTCCAGCTCATCCTGTTCCGCGCGATCCAGGGCATCGGCGGCGGAGGACTCGTCGTCGGCACGCAGGCGGCCATCGGCGACATCGTGCCGCCGCGCGAGCGTGGACGCTACCAGGGGATCTTCGGCGCCGTGTTCGGCGTGTCCAGCATCGCGGGGCCGCTGCTCGGCGGATTCTTCACGACGCACCTGTCGTGGCGCTGGATCTTCTACGTGAACCTCCCGCTCGGCGCCATCGCGGTCGTCGTGCTCGCGGCCACGCTCCCCTCGTCGACGAGCCGGGCGCGGCACGTCGTGGACTACCTCGGCGCCGGGCTGCTCGCCGCGGCGCTCGCCGGCGTCGTGCTGCTCACGGACCTCGGCGGCACGACGTACCCGTGGGGCTCCGCGCCGATCCTCGCGTTAGGCGCGGCGTCCGTGCTGTCCCTCGCCGCGTTCGTCCTCGTCGAGCGGCGGGCCGCGGAGCCGGTGCTGCCGCCGCGGCTGTTCCGCAACCGCGTGTTCGTCGTGAGCGGCGCCGTGGGGCTCATCGTCGGCTTCGCGATGTTCGGCTCCATCACGTACCTGCCGCTGTTCCTCCAGGTCGTGCGCGGCGCGAGCCCCACCGCGTCGGGGCTCGAGCTGCTGCCGATGATGGGCGGCATGCTGGTGACGTCGATCACCGCCGGACAGCTCATCAGCCGCAGCGGACGCTACAAGATCTTTCCCGTCGCCGGCACCGCCGTGATGACGCTCGGCCTCGCGCTGCTCTCGCGGCTGCGCGCCGACACGGGCGTCGGCACGGCGTCGCTGTACATGCTCGTGCTGGGCATGGGCATGGGGATGACGATGCAGGTGCTCGTGCTCGCGGTGCAGAACGCGGTGGAGTACGAGGACCTCGGCGTCGCCACGTCGGGCGCCACACTCTTCCGGTCGATCGGTGGCTCGGTCGGCACGGCGGTCCTCGGCGCGATCTTCGCCGGAAGGCTCGCTGCGACGCTCGCCCGCACCATGCCGCCGGGCGGGATGGGTGGCGGCGCACACGTGAGCCCGGAGTCGCTGCGCGCGCTTCCCGCGGCGCTCCGCGAGACGTACGTCACGGCGTTCACCGGCGCGTTGGGCACCGTGTTCGTCGTCGCGGCGGCGATCGGCGCGCTCGCGTTCGTGCTGAGCTGGGCGCTCGAGGAGAAGCCGCTGCGCGAGACCGTCGCCGCGAAGAGCACGGAGGTCGGCGAGGCGATCGCCATGCCGGCGGAGGACGACTCGCTCACCCAGGTCGCGCAGGGCCTCGCCGCGCTGTCGCGTCGCGACGTGCAGAAGCGGCTCCTCGAGCGCACCGCGGAGCGTGCCGGTGTCGACCTGCCGGCCGCCGAGTGCTGGCTGCTCGCGCGGCTCGACGAGAACCCCGCGCTCGACGTCGCCGCGTTAGGCAGGGCGCGCGGCATCCAGCCCGCGCGCCTCGCGACCGCGCTGCGCGTGCTGCTCAACCGCGGCCTCGTGACACGCGCGCCGCAGGGCGACGCCCACCCGCTCACTCCGTCCGGCGACGCGGTCCTCGAGCGCCTCGTCACCGCGCGTCTCGACTGGCTGCGCGACGCGCTCTCGGGCTGGGCGCCCGAGCGGCACGCGGAGCTGGCCGACCTGATGCGACGCCTGGCCGGCGAAGAGATGCGCATCTCGCCGGCGTGA
- a CDS encoding c-type cytochrome yields MRTPGSTRTIITLALATLALGCDSTGGPGTEPTPEDIAKGQQIFRMDTFGDEQFWTDTLHLERVVQQAVDPTTALAVGLKVDMDALPADLVQAIQAGKVDLKSPATTLALLKLDAVVGVKGTVQSVGGRDTLTRLGITCALCHSTVDDAFAKGIGHRKDGWPNHDLNVGAIVALSPVLPASAKAVFNSWGPGMYDPRFNIDGQNTPLVIPPAYGLAQVRNETYTAEGPVSYWNAYVAVTQMHAHGTFSDPRLGINIVQTPDLVTSKLPALRAYQFSLQVPPAPAGSFDAAAAARGQVVFNASCASCHVGATLTDNNSGVLHAPSETGVDARYALRTPTKRYRTTPLRGLWQHAPYFHDGSAKTLADVVEHYDTVRGLHLSAAQKQDLVAYLKTL; encoded by the coding sequence ATGCGCACGCCAGGCAGCACCCGTACGATCATCACCCTCGCTCTCGCCACGCTCGCGCTCGGATGCGACTCGACGGGCGGGCCGGGAACGGAACCCACACCGGAGGACATCGCGAAGGGACAGCAGATCTTCCGCATGGACACGTTCGGCGACGAGCAGTTCTGGACCGACACGCTGCATCTCGAGCGCGTGGTGCAGCAGGCGGTCGACCCGACGACCGCGCTCGCCGTGGGGCTCAAGGTGGACATGGACGCCCTGCCGGCCGACCTCGTGCAGGCGATCCAGGCCGGCAAGGTGGACCTCAAGAGCCCGGCGACGACGCTCGCGCTGCTCAAGCTCGACGCGGTGGTCGGCGTGAAGGGGACGGTCCAGTCGGTCGGCGGGCGGGACACGCTCACGCGCCTCGGCATCACCTGCGCGCTCTGCCACTCCACGGTCGACGACGCGTTCGCGAAGGGGATCGGGCATCGCAAGGACGGGTGGCCGAACCACGATCTGAACGTGGGCGCGATCGTGGCGCTGTCGCCGGTGCTGCCGGCGAGCGCGAAGGCGGTGTTCAACTCGTGGGGCCCGGGCATGTACGACCCGCGCTTCAACATCGACGGGCAGAACACGCCGCTCGTCATCCCGCCGGCGTACGGCCTCGCGCAGGTGCGCAACGAGACGTACACGGCCGAGGGTCCCGTCTCGTACTGGAACGCATACGTCGCCGTGACGCAGATGCATGCGCACGGCACGTTCAGCGATCCGCGGCTCGGCATCAACATCGTGCAGACGCCGGATCTCGTGACGTCGAAGCTGCCGGCGCTGCGCGCCTATCAGTTCAGCCTCCAGGTGCCGCCGGCACCGGCGGGCTCGTTCGACGCCGCGGCCGCCGCGCGCGGGCAGGTCGTGTTCAACGCGAGCTGCGCGAGCTGCCACGTCGGCGCCACGCTCACCGACAACAACAGCGGCGTGCTGCACGCGCCGAGCGAGACCGGCGTCGACGCGCGGTACGCGCTGCGCACGCCGACGAAGCGCTACCGCACCACACCGCTCCGCGGGCTGTGGCAGCACGCGCCATACTTCCACGACGGCAGCGCGAAGACGCTCGCCGACGTGGTCGAGCACTACGACACGGTTCGTGGGCTGCACCTCAGCGCGGCGCAGAAGCAGGACCTCGTGGCGTACCTGAAGACGCTCTGA
- the msrA gene encoding peptide-methionine (S)-S-oxide reductase MsrA, whose product MRTSLRSRSRSGALAAVASALAAIAIVFATRSTHAASPDAGSSAPPSTERRTAVFAGGCFWGIEAVFEHVRGVTDAVSGYAGGKVKNPGYEDVSSGETGHAESVRVTYDPAQVSYHELLKVFFTVAHDPTQLNRQGPDVGTQYRSAIFYGDESQRREAAAFIDSLTKVHAYRAPIVTQVVPLGPFYAAEDYHQDFAEHHPSYPYIVIHDRPKVEALKRQLPGLWQERLAAARVASRQ is encoded by the coding sequence ATGCGTACCTCGCTCCGCTCGCGCTCCCGCTCCGGCGCTCTCGCCGCCGTCGCCTCGGCCCTCGCGGCCATCGCCATCGTCTTCGCTACGCGCAGCACTCACGCGGCATCGCCCGATGCCGGCAGCAGTGCGCCACCATCGACCGAGCGTCGAACGGCGGTGTTCGCCGGCGGCTGCTTCTGGGGGATCGAGGCGGTCTTCGAGCACGTCCGCGGCGTGACCGACGCCGTGAGCGGCTACGCCGGCGGCAAGGTGAAGAACCCCGGCTACGAGGACGTGAGCTCCGGCGAGACCGGGCACGCCGAGTCGGTTCGCGTGACGTACGACCCGGCGCAGGTGAGCTACCACGAACTGCTGAAGGTGTTCTTCACCGTCGCGCACGATCCGACCCAGCTCAACCGCCAGGGCCCGGACGTCGGCACGCAGTACCGGTCGGCGATCTTCTACGGCGACGAGTCGCAGCGCCGCGAGGCGGCCGCGTTCATCGACTCGCTCACGAAGGTGCACGCCTACCGCGCCCCGATCGTCACCCAGGTCGTGCCGCTCGGCCCGTTCTACGCCGCGGAGGACTACCACCAGGACTTCGCCGAGCACCACCCGAGCTACCCGTACATCGTGATCCACGACCGCCCGAAGGTGGAGGCGCTGAAGCGCCAGCTGCCGGGTCTGTGGCAGGAGCGGCTCGCGGCCGCCCGCGTCGCCTCCCGCCAGTGA
- a CDS encoding BlaI/MecI/CopY family transcriptional regulator — MSTAPHADLGPRERQIMEIVYRRGQATAEEVRAELPDAVSNSAVRGMLRLLEEKGLLRHEQCGVRYVYLPTRDTEQVRRSALRNVVGTFFNDSASAAVAAMLGVYEDRLTDDELERLSAIIDDARRRGGAA, encoded by the coding sequence ATGTCGACCGCACCGCACGCGGACCTCGGGCCGCGCGAGCGACAGATCATGGAGATCGTGTACCGACGCGGGCAGGCCACCGCGGAGGAGGTCCGGGCCGAGCTCCCGGACGCGGTCAGCAACTCCGCCGTCCGCGGCATGCTCCGGCTCCTCGAGGAGAAGGGCCTGCTCCGCCACGAGCAGTGCGGCGTGCGCTACGTCTACCTGCCGACGCGCGACACCGAGCAGGTCCGCCGGTCCGCGCTCCGCAACGTCGTCGGCACGTTCTTCAACGACTCGGCCAGCGCCGCCGTCGCCGCGATGCTCGGCGTGTACGAGGATCGCCTCACCGACGACGAGCTCGAACGACTCTCCGCCATCATCGACGACGCGCGGCGGCGCGGAGGTGCGGCATGA
- a CDS encoding M56 family metallopeptidase encodes MSTLAIEIVAKATLLLALAGLIAASLRSATAATRHALWAVALGALLVLPATIALGPRWRVPVLAVRDTSSAHGTARPPLPRAVVAPLPAALVGDDAGPPARLKTRGADSPSAPQPIDLATLAAAIWAAGAVALLLRLVAGHVALGRLARRAERIDDAWGELLDDECARAGVRAPVRLLLHEGAASPATWGVRAPVIVLPASAADWAEPRRRTALRHELAHVARRDALVQLVSSAACALYWFHPGAWLAARRLVAERERACDDRVLALGSAPAEYASQLLDMARLARDSGLPALVTVSMARRSELEGRLLDVLDPRRARGRPSRAAGAAGVLLACALVVGLSAFRAVPRAASPSTVVPRTPVEPLRAALVPDVGALAPVVHTRQRDDSTFERALPASRGGTLTLDLRTGGAVDITGTDDDRVTVRGTLAGRAWRSTRVSLEPLLGGGVRLRAVYDGTERIQSSSHRFVIRVPRRYDVQLSSAGGSVTVRDLEGTLTGSTGGGEIEIQRVTGHAQLSTGGGDVHVSDARLTGRVATGGGEVLIERVVGGLTGHSGTGDVTYAGRGTSVSIEPSYEDVVRSRSTTTYLDARRKLADVDTVRGVEGGAIRRRSSGGAIAIEEAPRGAVLYTGGGSITVGRSAGLVSATTGGGEISLGPVDGSAEGHTGAGDVTIVVVGDGAARHDVYVTTGYGAADVWLPADISARLDLETAYTNNLGHATHIYSDWPIDLRETADWDAREGTPRRYVRGSATLGDGRSEVRVRIVNGDVRLHRGSPPGR; translated from the coding sequence ATGAGCACGCTCGCCATCGAGATCGTCGCCAAGGCAACGCTGCTCCTCGCGCTCGCCGGGTTGATCGCCGCTTCGCTGCGCTCCGCCACGGCGGCCACGCGCCACGCGCTGTGGGCCGTCGCGCTCGGCGCGCTGCTCGTGCTCCCGGCGACGATCGCGTTGGGCCCGCGCTGGCGCGTGCCCGTGCTCGCCGTGCGCGACACGTCGAGCGCCCACGGCACCGCGCGGCCGCCGCTCCCGCGCGCCGTCGTCGCGCCCCTGCCCGCGGCGCTCGTCGGTGACGACGCCGGACCACCCGCGCGCCTGAAGACGCGCGGCGCCGACTCGCCGAGTGCGCCGCAGCCGATCGATCTCGCGACGCTCGCCGCCGCGATCTGGGCTGCTGGTGCGGTCGCGCTCCTCCTTCGTCTCGTCGCCGGCCACGTCGCGTTGGGCCGTCTCGCGCGCCGCGCCGAGCGCATCGACGACGCGTGGGGAGAGCTGCTCGACGACGAGTGCGCGCGCGCCGGCGTGCGCGCGCCGGTGCGGCTGCTGCTGCACGAGGGCGCGGCGTCGCCCGCCACGTGGGGCGTGCGTGCGCCGGTGATCGTGCTTCCGGCCAGCGCCGCCGACTGGGCCGAGCCGCGTCGCCGTACAGCGCTGCGTCACGAGCTCGCGCACGTCGCGCGGCGCGACGCGCTCGTGCAGCTCGTCTCGAGCGCCGCATGCGCGCTGTACTGGTTCCATCCCGGCGCGTGGCTCGCCGCGCGCCGGCTCGTCGCGGAACGCGAGCGCGCGTGCGACGACCGCGTGCTCGCGTTGGGCAGCGCGCCGGCGGAGTACGCGTCGCAGCTGCTCGACATGGCGCGACTCGCGCGCGACTCCGGTCTCCCCGCGCTCGTCACCGTGTCGATGGCGCGGCGCTCGGAGCTCGAGGGGCGGCTGCTCGACGTGCTCGACCCGCGACGCGCGCGCGGCCGACCGTCGCGCGCCGCTGGCGCCGCCGGCGTGCTGCTCGCGTGCGCGCTCGTCGTCGGGCTCTCGGCGTTCCGCGCGGTGCCGCGCGCCGCGAGCCCGTCGACCGTCGTGCCGCGCACGCCCGTCGAGCCGCTGCGGGCCGCGCTCGTGCCCGACGTGGGCGCGCTCGCACCCGTCGTCCATACGCGCCAGCGCGACGACTCCACGTTCGAGCGTGCGCTACCCGCGTCGCGCGGCGGCACGCTCACGCTCGACCTGCGCACCGGCGGCGCGGTCGACATCACCGGCACCGACGACGACCGCGTGACGGTGCGCGGCACGCTCGCCGGCCGCGCGTGGCGCAGCACGCGCGTTTCGCTCGAGCCGTTGTTGGGCGGCGGCGTGCGGCTGCGCGCGGTGTACGACGGCACGGAGCGGATCCAGAGCTCGTCGCACCGCTTCGTCATCCGCGTGCCGCGGCGCTACGACGTGCAGCTGTCGTCGGCGGGCGGCTCCGTCACCGTGCGGGACCTCGAGGGCACGCTCACCGGATCGACGGGCGGCGGCGAGATCGAGATCCAGCGCGTGACCGGCCATGCGCAGCTCTCCACCGGCGGCGGCGACGTGCACGTGTCCGACGCGCGGTTGACCGGTCGCGTCGCCACCGGCGGCGGTGAGGTGCTCATCGAGCGCGTCGTCGGCGGCCTCACCGGACACTCCGGGACCGGCGACGTGACCTACGCGGGCCGCGGCACGAGCGTGTCCATCGAGCCGTCGTACGAAGACGTCGTGCGGTCGCGCTCCACGACGACGTACCTGGACGCGCGCCGCAAGCTCGCCGACGTCGACACGGTGCGCGGCGTGGAGGGCGGCGCGATCCGCCGTCGCAGCTCGGGCGGCGCGATCGCGATCGAGGAGGCGCCGCGCGGCGCCGTGCTGTACACCGGCGGCGGCTCGATCACGGTCGGGCGCTCGGCGGGGCTCGTGAGCGCCACGACGGGCGGCGGCGAGATCTCGTTAGGCCCGGTGGACGGCTCGGCCGAGGGGCACACGGGAGCCGGCGACGTCACGATCGTGGTCGTCGGCGACGGCGCGGCGCGGCACGACGTGTACGTCACCACCGGCTACGGTGCCGCCGACGTGTGGCTTCCCGCGGACATCTCCGCGCGCCTCGACCTCGAGACGGCTTACACGAACAACCTCGGACACGCCACGCACATCTACAGCGACTGGCCGATCGACCTGCGCGAGACCGCGGACTGGGACGCGCGCGAGGGGACGCCGCGCCGCTACGTCCGCGGCAGCGCGACGCTCGGCGACGGTCGCAGCGAGGTGCGCGTGCGCATCGTGAACGGCGACGTGCGCCTGCACCGCGGCTCGCCGCCCGGCCGCTGA
- a CDS encoding Ig-like domain-containing protein, whose protein sequence is MFNPSPRLPRAGALLACAALAAACDSLPSTAPETSRFSAPNARMNDINSSATTASVSVTYASGALDTVAWSMTAGATAQLAATLRDTLGNVVTPTPATTFKSTSPTILSVDSVTGALKALAAGTANVTATISGTVGTSKTITVKAATTTITTRTIPLSVQRFDGGAGVVMVSNGIPLAKGYLTTANLSQVHVKVGSVEQPVYVRALSGKWSDSSLRAVFVQFDYDIPSTAPIAASLVIGGGSRTLPDLAARPALPVPAAAALPNDPTYLVSTRWTGVTYAAKTTAPTAVMTQFEGDYTRLEAADWTSCGPKFDCSRTAGYDRAYILYQAWQRTGNPTDWYHATAVAADYLKTYVIPNGAPTAWWSQTEGVAVHYWATGDEMSRYQLRKMAEMLAWMVRPGYAAYMGGTYGDDRFRAKAFTAAVDAWMIGIINQPADAANYYKSMGAPNTYYASYLTQSTLGTWVTALLSTQRTNGQFGGRYYSYGTWSPDSGGQSNYMVGMLLESLIRYHTEIKADTRIPPAVKKCIDDLWAREWDAPAQGFQYHSLRGTDEGGTTQAKASPQPGLNALILPAFAWYARISGNSATYRSRTDAIIAGLASPTSRNWWPYSGKAFDQAYLHLFNSFAWRAGLL, encoded by the coding sequence ATGTTCAACCCCTCCCCCCGCCTGCCCCGCGCCGGCGCCCTGCTCGCGTGCGCCGCCCTGGCTGCCGCGTGCGATTCCCTGCCGTCCACCGCGCCGGAGACCAGCCGGTTCAGCGCGCCTAACGCGCGCATGAACGACATCAACTCGTCGGCCACCACGGCGTCGGTGAGCGTGACGTACGCCTCGGGTGCGCTGGACACGGTCGCATGGAGCATGACGGCCGGCGCGACCGCGCAGCTCGCGGCGACGCTGCGCGACACCCTCGGCAACGTCGTCACGCCGACGCCGGCGACGACGTTCAAGAGCACGAGCCCCACGATCCTGTCCGTCGACTCGGTGACGGGCGCGCTGAAGGCGCTCGCCGCCGGCACGGCGAACGTCACGGCGACGATCTCCGGTACCGTCGGGACGAGCAAGACGATCACGGTGAAGGCCGCGACGACGACGATCACGACGCGGACGATCCCGCTCTCCGTGCAGCGCTTCGACGGCGGCGCGGGCGTCGTGATGGTGTCGAACGGCATCCCGCTCGCGAAGGGCTATCTCACGACGGCGAACCTGAGCCAGGTCCACGTCAAGGTGGGCAGCGTGGAGCAGCCGGTGTACGTGCGCGCGCTCTCCGGCAAGTGGTCGGACAGCTCGCTGCGCGCCGTGTTCGTGCAGTTCGACTACGACATCCCGAGCACGGCGCCGATCGCGGCGTCGCTCGTCATCGGCGGCGGCTCGCGCACGCTGCCCGACCTCGCGGCGCGTCCGGCGCTGCCGGTGCCCGCGGCCGCGGCGCTGCCGAACGATCCGACCTACCTCGTGAGCACCCGATGGACGGGTGTGACGTACGCGGCGAAGACGACCGCGCCGACGGCGGTGATGACGCAGTTCGAGGGTGATTACACGCGGCTCGAGGCGGCCGACTGGACGTCGTGCGGGCCCAAGTTCGACTGCAGCCGCACGGCGGGGTACGACCGGGCCTACATCCTGTATCAGGCGTGGCAGCGCACGGGCAATCCCACCGACTGGTACCACGCGACCGCAGTCGCGGCGGATTACTTGAAGACCTACGTCATTCCGAATGGCGCGCCGACAGCGTGGTGGAGTCAGACCGAGGGCGTCGCCGTACACTACTGGGCGACCGGTGACGAGATGAGCCGCTACCAGCTGCGCAAGATGGCGGAGATGCTCGCCTGGATGGTCCGCCCGGGCTACGCAGCCTACATGGGTGGCACGTACGGCGACGACCGCTTCCGGGCGAAGGCATTCACGGCGGCGGTGGACGCGTGGATGATCGGCATCATCAATCAACCTGCCGACGCTGCGAACTACTACAAATCGATGGGCGCGCCTAACACCTACTACGCCTCGTACCTGACGCAGTCGACACTGGGCACGTGGGTGACCGCGCTACTGTCCACGCAGCGGACAAACGGGCAGTTCGGCGGCCGCTACTACAGCTACGGCACGTGGAGCCCGGATTCGGGCGGCCAGTCGAACTACATGGTCGGCATGCTGCTCGAGTCGCTGATCCGCTACCACACCGAGATCAAGGCGGACACGCGCATCCCCCCGGCGGTGAAGAAGTGCATCGACGACCTGTGGGCGCGCGAGTGGGACGCTCCGGCGCAGGGCTTCCAGTACCACAGCCTGCGCGGCACGGACGAGGGAGGCACCACGCAGGCCAAGGCGAGCCCGCAGCCGGGACTCAACGCGCTGATTCTCCCGGCCTTCGCGTGGTACGCGAGGATCAGCGGAAACAGCGCGACGTACCGCAGCCGCACCGACGCGATCATCGCCGGACTGGCGTCGCCGACGAGCCGCAACTGGTGGCCCTACTCGGGCAAGGCGTTCGACCAGGCGTATCTCCACCTGTTCAACAGCTTCGCCTGGCGCGCCGGGCTGCTCTGA